A stretch of Brassica rapa cultivar Chiifu-401-42 chromosome A08, CAAS_Brap_v3.01, whole genome shotgun sequence DNA encodes these proteins:
- the LOC103836629 gene encoding probable transmembrane GTPase FZO-like, chloroplastic, with protein sequence MRTLLSHRPCVTSPLLISASFPPFPRRCIRLSSFSPPRHKRLSSLSIRNASLESADQTSPSRPRTLYPGGYKRPELAVPGLLLRLDADEVMSGNRDETLDLIDRALAKSVQIVVLDGGVNAGKLYEAACLLKSLVKGRAYLLIAERVDIAAAVGASGVALSDEGLPAIVARNTLMGSNSESVVLPLVARIVKDVESALTASSSEGADFLILVGSREDQQLADSLLKSVKIPIFVACISKGEAKEELQLLRSGASGFVVSLNDLRSSRDVALRQFLDGASYVNENETPLVEASDLQEKHDATGFVKLEDKQKEIIEMEKSVLRETIEIIHKAAPLMEEVSLLVDAASRIDEPFLMVIVGEFNSGKSTVINALLGKRYLKEGVVPTTNEITFLCYSDLESEEQQRCQRHPDGQYICYLPAPILKDINIVDTPGTNVILQRQQRLTEEFVPRADLLLFVLSADRPLTESEVAFLRYTQQWKKKFVFILNKSDIYRDTRELEEAISFVKENTQKLLNTENVILYPVSARSALEAKLSAAALAGRDDLEVSDPDSKWRTQSFNELEKFLYSFLDSSTVTGMERIRLKLETPIAIAERLLSSVESLVLQDCVAAREDLASADKIINRTQEYTLTMEYESISWRRQALSLIDKARLQVVDLIEATLRLSSLDLAISYVFKGENSASVAATSKVNGEILAPALSNAQDLLGKYAEWLQSNTAREGSLSLKSFENKWPQYVNSKTQLGIDTYDLLRKTDKFSLKTIQNLSAGTTSKRLEQDIREVFFVTVGGLGAAGLSASLLTSVLPTTLEDLLALGLCSAGGYVAIANFPYRRQAIIGKVNKVADALAQQLEDAMQKDLSDATNNLVNFVNIVAKPYREEAQLRLDRLLGIQKELSDIRSKLQLLQVEIDNLHVLR encoded by the exons atgaGAACTCTCCTCTCTCACCGCCCATGTGTGACGTCACCTTTACTCATCTCCGCTTCATTTCCGCCGTTTCCTCGCCGGTGCATTCGGTTATCATCATTTTCTCCTCCACGTCACAAgcgtctctcttctctctcaatcAGAAACGCTTCGCTTGAATCCGCCGATCAAACTTCTCCCTCTAGGCCGCGGACTCTTTATCCCGGTGGTTACAAGCGTCCCGAGCTCGCTGTTCCCGGTTTACTTCTCCGCCTCGACGCGGATGAGGTTATGAGCGGGAACCGTGACGAGACTCTTGATTTAATCGACCGCGCGTTAGCCAAATCGGTCCAAATCGTCGTGCTCGACGGCGGAGTTAACGCCGGTAAGCTCTACGAGGCAGCTTGTTTGCTGAAGTCACTTGTCAAGGGCCGTGCTTACCTCTTGATCGCCGAACGCGTTGATATCGCCGCCGCTGTTGGTGCGAGTGGTGTCGCTCTCTCCGACGAAG GTCTTCCGGCGATAGTAGCGAGGAACACTTTGATGGGTTCCAATTCTGAGTCGGTGGTTCTCCCTTTGGTGGCTAGGATTGTGAAGGATGTTGAGTCTGCTCTAACTGCCTCTAGCTCTGAGGGTGCTGATTTCCTTATACTTGTTGGATCTCGTGAAGATCAACAATTGGCTGATTCTTTGCTGAAGAGCGTGAAGATACCCATTTTCGTGGCTTGCATAAGCAAAGGAGAAGCTAAGGAAGAGTTGCAGTTACTGAGATCAGGAGCATCTGGTTTCGTTGTTTCTTTGAATGATCTGCGCTCTTCCAGGGATGTTGCTCTTCGCCAGTTTCTTGATGGAGCTTCTTATGTTAACGAAAACGAAACACCATTGGTTGAGGCTAGTGACCTTCAGGAGAAACATGATGCTACTGGTTTCGTAAAATTAGAGGACAAGCAGAAAGAAATAATAGAAATGGAGAAATCAGTGTTGAGGGAGACTATTGAAATTATCCACAAGGCGGCTCCACTG ATGGAAGAAGTCTCCCTCCTGGTCGATGCAGCTTCCCGGATTGATGAGCCGTTTTTAATGGTTATAGTG GGGGAATTTAACTCCGGAAAATCAACTGTTATCAATGCACTTCTTGGGAAGAGATACCTCAAAGAGGGTGTAGTCCCCACCACCAATGAAATCACTTTTCTGTGCTACTCTGACTTAGAATCTGAGGAGCAACAACGTTGCCAAAGGCATCCAGACGGCCAATACATCTGCTATCTTCCTGCACCAATACTTAAGGAT ATCAATATCGTTGACACACCTGGAACTAATGTGATCCTTCAAAGGCAACAACGTCTTACAGAAGAATTTGTTCCACGTGCAGATCTGCTTCTTTTCGTTCTTTCTGCTGACCGTCCTTTAACTGAAAGTGAG GTTGCGTTTCTCCGGTATACCCAGCAGTGGAAAAAGAAATTTGTGTTTATCCTGAATAAATCTGATATCTACCGTGATACTCGTGAG CTTGAGGAAGCTATCTCGTTTGTTAAAGAAAATACGCAAAAGTTGCTTAACACAGAAAATGTGATATTGTATCCTGTGTCCGCACGGTCTGCTCTTGAGGCGAAGCTTTCAGCAGCAGCTTTGGCAGGCAGAGATGATCTAGAGGTCTCTGATCCCGATTCTAAGTGGAGAACCCAGAGCTTCAATGAACTTGAGAAATTTCTGTACAGCTTCCTAGATAGCTCAACTGTCACTGGGATGGAGAGAATAAGGCTTAAATTGGAGACACCTATTGCAATTGCAGAGCGTCTCCTTTCTTCTGTTGAATCTCTTGTTCTACAAGATTGCGTAGCTGCTAGGGAAGATTTGGCTTCAGCAGACAAGATTATCAATCGTACTCAAGAATACACACTTACGATGGAATATGAGAGCATATCTTGGAGAAGGCAGGCTCTGTCACTG ATTGATAAGGCCAGATTGCAAGTTGTTGATCTAATAGAAGCTACCCTGAGACTTTCTAGTCTTGATCTTGCAATCTCTTACGTGTTTAAAGGGGAAAACTCAGCCTCTGTAGCGGCTACATCCAAAGTTAATGGAGAAATACTCGCTCCAGCACTCTCAAATGCTCAA GACCTACTTGGAAAATATGCTGAATGGCTACAATCAAATACTGCCCGGGAAGGGAGTCTATCCTTGAAATCATTTGAAAACAAATGGCCACAATATGTCAATTCAAAAACTCAACTGGGCATAGACACATACGACTTGCTTCGGAAAACTGATAAATTCAGCTTGAAAACCATCCAGAACTTGAGTGCCGGAACCACATCAAAACGGTTGGAACAAGATATTCGAGAAGTG TTCTTTGTGACAGTTGGTGGGCTTGGAGCTGCAGGACTTTCTGCATCACTTCTAACCTCAGTGCTACCCACTACTTTGGAAGATCTTCTTGCTCTTGGCCTTTGCTCTGCTGGAGG GTATGTGGCTATAGCAAACTTCCCATATCGCAGGCAAGCTATAATTGGTAAGGTGAATAAAGTGGCTGATGCGTTGGCTCAACAACTCGAAGATGCTATGCAAAAGGATCTTTCGGATGCAACAAATAATCTAGTAAACTTTGTGAATATTGTTGCCAAGCCTTACCGAGAAGAAGCTCAGCTAAGACTTGATCGTCTTTTAGGCATCCAGAAGGAACTATCAGATATTAGGAGTAAATTACAGTTGCTACAAGTTGAAATTGATAACCTTCATGTATTAAGATGA